The following are encoded in a window of Pyrenophora tritici-repentis strain M4 chromosome 6, whole genome shotgun sequence genomic DNA:
- a CDS encoding Dimer-Tnp-hAT domain containing protein has product MPAKRTRVNALEIATTSKRPRVAARHRGTASQPVLVDTRPFSPSPPPPPLSPRQALVAAPQAPNFEATLRESRAEETIIPPPEGSEHATVAASGAASEAVDEGFVWVEDKYDGFNWSRYPKHCKPPTSLSNRASWVYSHSYRIALRSNVAKVTWICHYCYKHKFTTVGRGIHDVSQSPSAPARHLGEDKKGHGLKPPSKRTTVAPRKETLLERALQKGCSQAVANELTNFNIQEFRLAAVTWLVENNLPLSQFESSSFRNMIQLASVEAERALWASHNSVSRYVIRLYNYLLPKVVASLSESMSKVHISFDGWTTKGGKRGYLGIVAHYVDSSGELRDLPIALPQLTGAHTGEAMAEVVMAIFKQFEITVGKLGYFVLDNAHNNNTTINTLALQMGFSATERRLRCGPHTLNLIGQMLLWGEEKESYDNEETERVNEAENMATWRGDGPLGVLLAVINYIKTPQQYALFEKYQKLAIRDQPVNAPTEQHKIKEPVKPVVTRWNSYVSCFERAVELQLAVNGYANYHIQKIETEDAYARSRNNKLPAASDWMRSDGINAHDWQVIAEYIDVLRPLKQATKRLEGRGKSGAFGAIAEVIPVFEYLLGVYEDRLQSYEDVIHDEHTESPEDHLAINLRAALVKAREYYNKLDLSPAYYAATILHPRYKSYLDAAWADKPDWLESSNRKFQHLWAEYKSLPKPRLRPKVRHNDIDDAINSFIEPAGLTENEEDEYEAWKRSEPIASEGVDPIKYWVGLRDRYPSLSKFAIDMLSIPGSSCECERLFSELGDLLEPRRRSISPQLLAAIQCDRRWIRAGFGSGEVPVKEAISDEEMDAKYGVHKWDIS; this is encoded by the coding sequence atgccagcaaaaagaacacgcgttaatgctctagaaatcgcgacaacttcgaagcgccctagagtcgcagcgcgtcatcgcgggactgccagccaacctgtgctagtcgatactcggccattctcaccatctccacctcctccaccgctgtcgccgcgtcaagctctcgtcgccgcgccacaagcaccaaattttgaagcgaccctccgagagtcgcgcgccgaagagacaatcatcccaccacctgagggcagcgagcatgccactgttgcagcttcaggagcagctagcgaggctgtcgacgagggtttcgtatgggtagaggacaaatacgacggctttaattggagtcgctacccaaagcactgcaagccgcccacatcactttcgaaccgagcaagctgggtatacagccatagctatcgcatcgccttgcgcagcaacgtcgcaaaagtcacgtggatctgccactattgctataagcacaagttcactactgttggccgtggcatacatgacgtctcgcagtctccatcagcgccagcacgtcatctcggagaagacaagaaaggtcatggcttgaagcctccaagtaagcgcactaccgtcgctcctcggaaagaaactctcctcgaacgcgcccttcagaagggctgctctcaggctgttgccaacgagcttaccaacttcaatatacaagagtttaggcttgcggccgtcacctggctcgtcgaaaacaacctcccactctcacaattcgaatcatcgtcttttcgcaatatgatacaattagctagcgtagaggcagaacgagccctgtgggcatctcataacagcgtctcacgatacgttatacgcctgtacaactacctgttaccaaaggttgtcgcaagcctttcagaatcaatgagcaaagtccatataagctttgacggatggacgacaaaaggtggcaagcgcggttacttaggtatcgtcgcccactacgttgatagctctggcgagctcagggacttgcctattgcgctcccacaactgacaggtgcccacaccggcgaggccatggctgaggtcgtgatggcaatattcaagcagttcgaaatcactgtgggcaagctcggttacttcgtcctcgacaacgcacataacaacaacaccacgatcaacactctcgccttgcagatgggcttcagcgctaccgagcgtcgccttcgctgcggtcctcatacgcttaatctcattggccagatgctactctggggtgaggagaaagagtcctacgacaacgaggagactgagcgcgtgaacgaagctgagaacatggctacttggcgaggcgatggaccattaggagtgcttctcgcggttatcaactacatcaaaacaccacaacagtacgctctttttgagaagtatcagaagctcgctattagggaccagcctgtcaacgcgccaacagaacagcacaaaatcaaggagcccgtcaagccagttgttactcgctggaactcttacgtttcgtgttttgagcgcgctgttgagttgcaattagcggttaatgggtacgccaactaccatattcagaagattgaaactgaagacgcgtacgcccgaagtcgtaacaacaagctgcctgcagcgtcggattggatgaggtctgatgggatcaatgcccatgactggcaggtgattgctgagtatattgatgtgctcaggccactgaaacaagctacaaaacggcttgaaggccgcggcaaaagcggtgcttttggagcaatcgctgaggttattccagtatttgaatacttacttggagtctatgaggaccgcttgcaaagctatgaagacgtcattcacgatgagcatacagagtcacccgaagaccaccttgctatcaacctccgcgctgccctagttaaagcccgcgagtactacaacaagctcgacctctcgccagcttactatgctgctacaatccttcatcctcgctacaaaagctaccttgacgcagcgtgggcggataagcctgattggctagagagcagcaaccgcaagtttcaacatttgtgggcggagtacaaaagcttaccgaagccgcgcttacgccccaaagtcaggcacaatgatatagacgacgctatcaacagctttattgagcctgcagggcttacggagaacgaggaggatgaatatgaggcttggaaacgcagcgaaccgatcgctagcgagggcgtcgaccctataaaatactgggtaggactccgcgatcgctaccccagccttagcaaatttgctatcgacatgctatcaatcccaggctcaagctgtgagtgtgagcgcttattcagcgagctgggtgacctcctcgagccccgtcggcgcagcatttctccgcaacttctagcagcaatacagtgcgatcgacgatggataagagctggatttggcagtggtgaggtgcctgtaaaggaggctatcagcgatgaggagatggacgcgaaatacggtgtacataagtgggatattagctga